A DNA window from Fragaria vesca subsp. vesca linkage group LG3, FraVesHawaii_1.0, whole genome shotgun sequence contains the following coding sequences:
- the LOC101293077 gene encoding uncharacterized protein LOC101293077 → MVVKVASTCLHWSQPIVPHSTPSSQTLASAVSSPSSNRRSRSSDGGALVCLYVQKLNRSALFGTPSTTLRRSQSCESQKAPRNRNRAVRRGFSASLDAFSDEEFSKKIQELALRFQLSDDVTAVSSESDSGSSDLSETYGVNAEEDGFDVLNDESSRMRFLQSNSQFPHDLEPPWPSDWQRRDEIVPQASIERKANSVDLPLSLRIIKRKLQWQQDGYFRDVGESAYCSMRKAFSSMVFIIRELHSSCLQMREALFYEDLQGILGRVQKEMQASFVWLFQQVFSQTPTLMVYVMILLANFTVYSLGHNAAIAAPPPATETVSIMDVQDHQNSPQFDSSASKSLSVSSSCGGKTTSIGGSNGGGGNVRPVGSGTEGDGGVDRSDRYGTIVPDGASQLSLGTTREAESGQESKEEEIALWNSVVEEAHQMQGRDESLDQETIQRFVSPVAVEIESDDYAEYFRTEMLYQSELSKEPRNSLLLSNYAQFLYQVAHDYDRAEEYFKRAVAVEPADAEAYNKYATFLWRVKNDLWAAEETYLEAINADPSNSYYAANYAHFLWNTGGEDTCFPLGDDPEDA, encoded by the exons ATGGTGGTGAAAGTAGCTTCGACCTGTTTGCACTGGTCGCAGCCCATTGTTCCTCACTCTACGCCTTCTTCTCAGACCCTAGCCTCCGCGGTTTCGTCTCCTTCGTCTAATCGGCGGAGCCGCAGCAGCGACGGTGGAGCTTTAGTGTGTCTTTATGTTCAGAAGCTGAACCGGTCGGCTCTGTTTGGAACCCCGTCGACCACGCTACGCCGGTCGCAGTCTTGCGAGTCTCAGAAGGCGCCGAGAAATCGGAATCGAGCCGTCCGACGCGGTTTCAGCGCGAGCCTCGACGCCTTCTCAGATGAAGAATTCTCGAAGAAGATTCAGGAATTGGCTCTCAGATTCCAGCTCTCCGACGACGTTACCGCCGTTAGTTCGGAGTCGGATTCCGGTTCTTCTGATCTATCCGAAACTTACGGCGTTAACGCGGAGGAAGACGGTTTCGACGTTTTGAACGACGAGTCGTCAAGGATGAGGTTTCTACAGAGCAACAGTCAGTTCCCGCACGATTTGGAGCCTCCGTGGCCGTCGGATTGGCAACGGAGGGACGAGATTGTCCCGCAGGCCAGCATCGAACGGAAGGCCAACAGCGTCGACCTCCCTCTTTCGCTTCGGATCATAAAGAGGAAGCTGCAATGGCAACAAGATGGCTACTTCAGAGACGTAGGCGAATCTGCCTATTGCTCTATGAGGAAGGCCTTCTCTTCAATGGTGTTCATAATCCGAGAGCTCCATAGCTCTTGTCTACAGATGCGAGAGGCTCTGTTCTACGAAGATTTACAGGGAATTCTAGGCCGAGTCCAGAAAGAGATGCAGGCTTCTTTCGTGTGGCTGTTTCAGCAAGTCTTCTCTCAAACACCGACTCTAATGGTGTACGTGATGATCTTACTAGCCAATTTCACCGTCTACTCGTTAGGCCACAACGCCGCCATTGCAGCTCCTCCACCGGCAACCGAAACAGTTTCCATCATGGATGTTCAAGATCACCAAAACTCTCCCCAATTTGATTCTTCAGCGAGTAAATCGTTATCTGTTTCGTCATCCTGTGGTGGAAAAACGACTTCCATTGGAGGAAGCAATGGCGGGGGAGGGAATGTCCGCCCCGTCGGGAGCGGCACAGAAGGTGACGGAGGGGTTGACCGTTCCGACCGGTACGGGACAATAGTCCCCGATGGTGCTTCACAACTGTCTCTGGGGACAACCAGAGAAGCAGAGTCGGGGCAAGAGAGCAAAGAAGAGGAGATTGCTCTGTGGAACTCAGTAGTGGAAGAAGCACATCAAATGCAAGGCAGAGACGAGTCTCTGGACCAAGAAACAATTCAGAGATTCGTCTCGCCGGTTGCTGTAGAAATAGAAAGTGATGATTACGCAGAGTACTTCAGAACCGAGATGCTCTACCAATCGGAATTGTCCAAAGAACCCCGCAACTCTCTCCTCCTCTCCAATTACGCTCAGTTCCTCTACCAAGTTGCTCATGACTATGATAG AGCCGAGGAGTACTTCAAGAGGGCAGTAGCGGTAGAGCCGGCGGACGCTGAGGCCTACAATAAGTACGCCACCTTCCTTTGGAGGGTGAAAAACGACTTGTGGGCGGCAGAGGAGACCTACTTGGAAGCCATTAATGCTGATCCGAGCAACTCCTACTATGCTGCTAACTACGCTCATTTTCTCTGGAACACGGGCGGCGAGGACACGTGTTTCCCTCTCGGGGACGACCCCGAAGATGCTTAG